A genomic stretch from Bradyrhizobium sp. 195 includes:
- a CDS encoding SDR family NAD(P)-dependent oxidoreductase has product MAAHDGKVLAGQVALVTGAGRGLGRAFAEKLAALGADVAIHGMRENGPAEYGEGTTLTAVAAEIGQQFSVRSQRVLGDLTKGEDIARVIAETEAALGPIDILVHNAGGDIAAAGGKPDPNDSVHIKEADVRAVLERNLLSTILICQAAAKGMMERRRGRIVTLGSVAAFKGRTNGSIYAVSKAGVTHYTRCLADQLRPYDIAVNCIAPGDTRTGRFLGTREVDPDRMVETGTLDRIATVDEVARVVEFFVGPMGAFVSGQVLRIDGGGQCWPG; this is encoded by the coding sequence ATGGCAGCACATGACGGGAAAGTATTGGCAGGCCAAGTGGCGCTGGTGACCGGCGCTGGCCGCGGGCTCGGCCGCGCCTTCGCGGAGAAGCTCGCCGCGCTCGGCGCCGACGTCGCCATCCACGGCATGCGCGAGAACGGGCCGGCGGAATATGGCGAGGGCACGACGCTGACCGCGGTGGCCGCCGAGATCGGCCAGCAATTCAGCGTCCGGAGCCAGCGCGTGCTCGGCGATCTCACCAAGGGCGAGGACATCGCGCGGGTGATTGCCGAGACCGAAGCCGCGCTAGGCCCGATCGACATCCTCGTGCACAATGCCGGCGGTGACATCGCGGCCGCGGGCGGCAAACCCGATCCGAACGACTCGGTCCACATCAAGGAGGCCGATGTGCGCGCGGTGCTGGAGCGTAACCTGCTCTCGACCATCCTGATCTGCCAGGCGGCCGCAAAGGGAATGATGGAACGCCGGCGCGGCCGCATCGTCACGCTTGGCTCGGTCGCCGCCTTCAAGGGGCGCACCAACGGCTCGATCTATGCAGTCTCGAAGGCCGGCGTGACGCATTACACGCGATGCCTGGCCGACCAGCTGCGTCCCTACGACATCGCCGTCAACTGCATCGCGCCCGGCGATACCCGCACTGGCCGCTTCCTCGGCACGCGCGAGGTGGACCCTGACAGGATGGTCGAAACGGGCACGCTCGACCGCATCGCGACCGTCGACGAGGTCGCACGCGTCGTCGAGTTCTTCGTAGGTCCCATGGGCGCGTTCGTCTCCGGCCAGGTGCTGCGGATCGACGGCGGCGGACAGTGCTGGCCAGGCTGA
- a CDS encoding MurR/RpiR family transcriptional regulator: protein MNKSQGAMSYDELRGAIAQRHRALSGRLQQIAELVLDHPTDVALGTVAEVAQRSGVPPSAIVRFAHALGFGSFTEMQRCSVHASLPALHRWQHPRCSRMPQQ from the coding sequence ATGAACAAGTCACAAGGCGCGATGAGCTACGACGAGCTGCGCGGCGCCATTGCGCAGCGGCACCGGGCGCTATCCGGCCGGTTGCAACAGATCGCGGAGCTCGTGCTCGATCACCCGACGGATGTCGCGCTCGGCACGGTGGCGGAGGTGGCGCAGCGTTCGGGCGTGCCGCCGTCAGCGATCGTTCGCTTCGCCCACGCGCTGGGATTCGGTAGCTTCACCGAGATGCAGCGGTGTTCCGTTCACGCCTCGTTGCCGGCGCTGCACCGGTGGCAGCATCCACGATGCAGTCGCATGCCGCAACAGTAG
- a CDS encoding glutathione binding-like protein gives MLQLYFFPMACSLSSRIALMEAGIEAQYHLAHIWTKQVMDDGSDFRGVSPKGAVPVLVLENGERLTESAAVLQYIADVKPTAGLAPAIGDPDRYRLQEWLSFVGAEIHKAFLFPTFWYKDDGSLTKPRARITQTLSVASAHLAKREFLVGNGFTVADAHLTWALLLLRPAGVDIAQWPSLSAYLERMQARPAVREAIATEMGLRKAMV, from the coding sequence ATGCTGCAACTCTACTTCTTTCCGATGGCGTGCTCGCTCTCGAGTCGTATCGCGCTGATGGAGGCTGGTATCGAGGCGCAGTATCACCTCGCCCATATCTGGACCAAGCAGGTCATGGACGACGGCAGCGATTTCCGCGGCGTCTCGCCGAAGGGCGCGGTGCCGGTTCTGGTACTGGAGAACGGCGAACGACTGACCGAGAGCGCGGCGGTGCTGCAATATATCGCGGATGTGAAGCCGACGGCTGGCCTTGCACCGGCGATCGGCGATCCCGATCGCTATCGCCTGCAGGAATGGCTGAGCTTCGTCGGCGCCGAGATCCACAAGGCATTCCTGTTTCCAACCTTCTGGTACAAGGACGACGGCTCGCTCACCAAACCGCGCGCAAGGATCACACAGACCTTGTCGGTGGCGTCGGCGCATCTGGCGAAGCGCGAATTCCTCGTCGGTAACGGCTTCACGGTCGCGGATGCGCACCTCACCTGGGCCTTGCTGCTGCTCCGACCCGCGGGCGTCGACATCGCGCAATGGCCGTCCTTGTCGGCCTATCTCGAGCGCATGCAGGCGCGGCCGGCCGTACGGGAAGCGATTGCCACCGAAATGGGCCTGCGCAAAGCGATGGTGTGA
- a CDS encoding caspase family protein yields the protein MALVIGNGAYVSTAQIPNPSHDAEDVAASLRRSGFEVIQGVDLRQADMQDLTIRFARAASRADVAVFYYSGHAMQYNGVNYLMPVDATLTDEADLKRFVRVDDIVNDLQQAKNLRILVLDSCRDNPLADMLKRSATRAASVGRGLSKVEAPRGTIVSFSTQSGQVAADGTGRNSPYTTAFLKHIEEPHEIGDVFRDISSDVYDASGKTQLPELSLSIIGKFYLNGPVSVTIAPAAPQGAPRPDPCASAEAHWKAAYTIGTVSAFEDHLARFSSCSFASLAKARIDGLKQKVALAPATGESRMFDGKWDVTVNCASSGKALGYTRTLSATIAGGVFHAEDRDPRTNSTLAIDGQVSADGKTTLSARGLTGPSAYTVNNSAPGSPYGYTIDAQFERSRGSGKRNELRPCSFTFVKR from the coding sequence GTGGCATTGGTGATCGGCAACGGCGCTTATGTCAGCACGGCGCAGATTCCCAACCCGTCGCATGATGCGGAAGACGTCGCGGCTTCGCTGAGGCGCAGCGGTTTCGAGGTGATCCAGGGCGTCGACCTGCGCCAGGCCGACATGCAGGACCTGACCATCCGCTTCGCGCGCGCCGCCAGCAGGGCCGACGTGGCCGTGTTCTATTACAGCGGCCATGCAATGCAGTACAACGGCGTGAACTATCTGATGCCTGTCGACGCCACGCTGACGGATGAGGCCGACCTCAAGCGTTTCGTGCGGGTCGACGACATCGTGAACGATCTGCAGCAGGCCAAGAACCTGCGCATCCTGGTGCTCGATTCCTGCCGCGACAATCCGCTTGCCGACATGCTGAAGCGCTCTGCGACGCGCGCGGCTTCGGTCGGACGCGGCCTGTCGAAGGTCGAAGCGCCGCGCGGGACGATCGTGTCGTTCTCGACGCAATCAGGCCAGGTCGCCGCCGACGGTACCGGCCGCAACAGCCCGTACACGACGGCGTTCCTCAAGCACATCGAGGAGCCGCACGAGATCGGCGACGTTTTTCGCGACATCAGCAGCGACGTCTATGATGCCAGCGGCAAGACGCAGCTTCCGGAGCTGTCACTGTCGATCATCGGCAAGTTCTACCTGAACGGCCCGGTGTCAGTCACGATCGCTCCCGCGGCACCGCAAGGCGCGCCGCGGCCCGACCCTTGCGCATCCGCGGAGGCGCACTGGAAGGCGGCCTACACCATCGGCACGGTCAGCGCCTTCGAGGATCATCTGGCGCGATTTTCAAGCTGCAGCTTCGCCAGCCTCGCCAAGGCCCGGATCGACGGCCTGAAGCAGAAGGTGGCGCTGGCGCCTGCGACCGGCGAGAGCAGGATGTTCGATGGCAAGTGGGACGTCACCGTGAACTGCGCCAGCTCCGGCAAGGCGTTGGGCTATACCCGAACCCTGTCGGCCACCATCGCCGGCGGCGTATTTCATGCGGAGGATCGGGACCCGCGTACAAACAGCACGCTCGCAATCGACGGACAGGTATCGGCTGACGGGAAGACCACACTCAGTGCACGGGGCCTCACGGGTCCGAGCGCCTACACGGTCAACAATAGCGCTCCCGGCTCGCCGTATGGGTACACGATCGACGCACAATTCGAGCGTAGCCGCGGCAGCGGCAAACGCAACGAACTGCGCCCGTGCAGCTTCACCTTCGTCAAGCGCTAG